One region of Ahniella affigens genomic DNA includes:
- a CDS encoding DUF350 domain-containing protein, with amino-acid sequence MTALQNFAAYLLIAVAATALFMLLYAMITPYRERELLRQGNVAAGVSLSGVMLGFALPIASALMHSVSLTDLSIWALVAGIVQLLGYYAFRWIFRELRAQIEAGQLALPLLYAATAVCLGLLNAAAMSD; translated from the coding sequence ATGACTGCCCTTCAGAATTTTGCGGCGTACCTTCTGATTGCGGTGGCCGCAACCGCGCTGTTCATGCTCCTGTACGCCATGATCACCCCGTATCGAGAGCGCGAATTGCTGCGGCAAGGCAACGTCGCTGCGGGGGTGTCGCTTTCTGGCGTGATGCTGGGATTTGCATTGCCGATCGCAAGCGCCTTGATGCACAGTGTGTCCTTGACCGACTTGTCGATCTGGGCGCTCGTCGCCGGCATCGTGCAGTTGCTTGGCTACTACGCGTTTCGTTGGATCTTTCGCGAGCTGCGGGCGCAGATCGAGGCGGGCCAGCTTGCCCTGCCGTTGCTTTATGCGGCGACCGCGGTCTGCCTCGGGCTGCTCAACGCCGCCGCGATGAGTGACTGA
- a CDS encoding glutathionylspermidine synthase family protein has protein sequence MQRLRVSPRADWRTRVREHGFDFAEFADPETGAPTPYWVEDACYEFSSAAIDRLESATNELHAMCLDAVDEIVAQGDYAAFGLSEAEASLIERSHALKEPHLYGRMDLCFDGRNAPKLLEYNADTPTSLLESSVVQWFWLEDRGESGFDQFNSIHEALIARWPHVIGPNPGMIHFATFQESLEDHCNCEYLRDTCIQAGATETIALDIGDIGFDRNCFTDLEHREITRIFKLYPWEWMLAEEFGTHLLTTRTRWIEPPWKRLLADKAILVWLWNKHRGHPNLLPASHRPGDLPGECVFKPCLEREGEGVCFLNSPDAVGHAPTVRGMYQASQRLPVFSGRHAVVGSWIIGDVAAGIGIREDVGPITRNTSCFVPHRFR, from the coding sequence ATGCAGCGGCTGCGCGTTTCACCAAGGGCCGACTGGCGAACTCGAGTCCGCGAGCATGGCTTTGACTTTGCCGAATTCGCCGATCCTGAAACGGGTGCGCCGACCCCTTATTGGGTCGAAGATGCCTGCTATGAATTCAGTAGTGCTGCGATCGATCGGCTCGAATCCGCTACCAACGAATTGCATGCAATGTGTCTCGATGCGGTCGACGAAATCGTTGCACAGGGCGACTACGCAGCATTCGGCCTGAGCGAAGCCGAAGCGAGTCTCATCGAACGCAGTCATGCGCTCAAGGAGCCGCACCTCTATGGTCGAATGGACCTGTGTTTCGATGGCCGCAATGCTCCCAAACTGCTTGAATACAATGCCGACACGCCGACAAGCCTGCTCGAGAGCAGCGTGGTCCAGTGGTTCTGGCTTGAAGATCGCGGCGAGTCCGGGTTCGATCAGTTCAACAGCATTCACGAGGCGCTGATCGCGCGCTGGCCGCACGTCATCGGCCCAAACCCCGGCATGATTCACTTTGCAACCTTTCAGGAGAGCCTGGAGGATCATTGCAACTGCGAGTATCTGCGCGACACCTGTATCCAGGCGGGCGCTACCGAAACGATCGCGCTCGACATCGGTGATATTGGCTTTGATCGAAACTGTTTTACCGATCTCGAGCACCGCGAAATCACCCGGATCTTCAAGCTCTATCCGTGGGAATGGATGCTGGCCGAAGAATTTGGCACGCATCTGCTGACGACGCGCACCCGTTGGATCGAGCCCCCTTGGAAACGGCTGCTGGCCGACAAGGCCATCCTGGTATGGCTCTGGAACAAACATCGCGGTCACCCTAATCTGTTACCCGCGTCCCATCGACCGGGTGATCTGCCAGGTGAATGCGTCTTCAAGCCCTGTCTGGAACGCGAAGGCGAGGGCGTGTGTTTCCTCAATTCTCCGGACGCCGTTGGACACGCACCCACGGTGCGCGGAATGTATCAAGCAAGCCAACGCCTTCCTGTGTTTTCGGGCAGACACGCGGTGGTGGGCTCCTGGATCATTGGCGATGTGGCAGCGGGCATTGGCATTCGCGAAGATGTGGGACCCATCACGCGCAACACCAGTTGCTTTGTACCGCACCGCTTTCGCTGA
- a CDS encoding FMN-binding glutamate synthase family protein, with the protein MLPSRYYVFAFCVAATVLCLVLAQMQMPGYYWLAAPFAILTVVGLRDITQTRQAIRRNYPVMAHFRFLFEEIRPEIRQYLLEDDTEETPFSRVQRSIAYQRAKNDVDKRPFGTQLDVYEAHYEWINHSMAPTEPKTHDFRLEIGQSAHGSTYSASVFNISAMSFGALSANAVRALNAGAKKGGFYHDTGEGSISQYHREMGGDLVWEIGSGYFGCRNRDGSFSLERFIENARHEQVRMIEIKLSQGAKPGHGGVLPGAKVTPEIAAARGVMVGEDCVSPARHSAFDSPIGLLEFVQKLRVASGGKPTGFKLAIGHPWEWFGIAKAMLETGITPDFIVVDGGEGGTGAAPLEFTDHVGAPLREGLMLVHNTLVGIGKRNQIRIGASGKIVTAFDIARTLAIGADWCNSARGFMFALGCIQAQTCHSGKCPTGVTTQDALRQRALVVPDKSERVYQFHQNTMKALKELIAAAGLQHPSELGPEHVIRRVSSTEVRSLAALHAWARPNELLSDTPDHPVFKVFWKVARPDTFAAPAHTLSLRGSKLV; encoded by the coding sequence ATGCTGCCATCGCGGTACTACGTGTTTGCGTTTTGCGTCGCCGCCACGGTGTTGTGTTTGGTGCTGGCGCAGATGCAGATGCCAGGCTATTACTGGCTCGCGGCGCCGTTCGCCATCTTGACGGTGGTTGGCTTAAGAGACATCACCCAGACCCGCCAGGCAATCCGGCGAAACTATCCGGTCATGGCGCACTTCCGGTTTCTGTTTGAAGAGATTCGCCCGGAGATCCGTCAGTACCTGCTCGAAGACGACACCGAGGAGACGCCGTTCTCGCGAGTCCAGCGCTCGATCGCCTATCAGCGCGCCAAGAACGACGTTGACAAGCGGCCCTTCGGCACGCAGCTCGATGTCTATGAGGCGCACTATGAGTGGATCAACCATTCCATGGCGCCTACTGAGCCCAAGACGCACGACTTTCGTCTTGAGATCGGTCAATCGGCCCATGGTTCGACTTACTCGGCCAGCGTGTTCAATATCTCGGCCATGAGTTTCGGCGCACTCAGCGCGAATGCCGTTCGGGCGCTCAATGCCGGTGCGAAGAAGGGCGGCTTTTATCACGATACGGGCGAGGGTTCGATCTCGCAGTACCACCGTGAAATGGGTGGCGATCTCGTTTGGGAGATTGGCAGCGGCTACTTTGGTTGCCGCAACCGCGATGGCAGTTTCAGTCTGGAGCGCTTCATCGAGAACGCGCGCCACGAGCAAGTGCGGATGATTGAAATCAAGCTGTCGCAGGGCGCGAAGCCTGGCCACGGTGGCGTGTTGCCGGGGGCCAAAGTAACGCCGGAGATCGCCGCCGCGCGTGGTGTCATGGTGGGCGAGGATTGTGTGTCACCGGCGCGTCACAGTGCGTTCGATTCGCCGATTGGGCTGCTCGAATTCGTGCAGAAACTGCGTGTGGCGTCGGGTGGCAAACCGACCGGCTTCAAGCTCGCGATCGGGCATCCCTGGGAATGGTTCGGCATCGCCAAGGCCATGCTCGAGACCGGCATTACCCCCGATTTCATTGTCGTCGATGGTGGTGAAGGGGGCACCGGCGCGGCGCCACTCGAATTCACCGACCACGTTGGCGCACCGCTGCGCGAAGGGCTCATGCTCGTCCACAATACGCTCGTCGGCATCGGCAAGCGCAATCAGATCCGGATCGGTGCCAGCGGCAAGATCGTCACGGCCTTTGATATCGCGCGCACCTTGGCGATTGGCGCCGATTGGTGCAATTCGGCACGTGGATTCATGTTCGCGCTGGGATGCATTCAGGCCCAGACGTGTCATAGCGGCAAGTGTCCGACGGGCGTCACCACTCAGGATGCATTGCGGCAGCGCGCGCTGGTGGTGCCCGACAAATCCGAACGGGTCTACCAGTTCCATCAGAACACGATGAAGGCGTTGAAGGAGCTCATCGCCGCCGCTGGCTTGCAGCATCCGAGCGAACTCGGTCCGGAGCATGTCATTCGGCGCGTGTCATCCACCGAAGTGCGCTCGCTTGCGGCGCTGCACGCCTGGGCGCGCCCGAACGAACTCTTGAGTGACACGCCGGATCATCCGGTGTTCAAAGTGTTCTGGAAGGTGGCGCGCCCCGATACGTTTGCGGCGCCCGCACACACGCTATCGCTCCGCGGCAGCAAGTTAGTCTGA
- a CDS encoding VOC family protein: MQPAVKKATPVLFVETIEPCLPFWRALGFQNTIEVGGEHGLGFCGLSNGLDEVMYQTFASLSEDMPELAESARSNRTFLFVEVEKLDAVIAALPDGQMFLPRRQTFYGSHEVGMVEPGGHWVVFAEFPERQAAG; this comes from the coding sequence ATGCAGCCTGCCGTCAAGAAAGCCACACCGGTGTTGTTTGTCGAAACCATCGAGCCTTGTCTGCCCTTCTGGCGCGCGCTCGGCTTTCAGAACACGATCGAGGTCGGCGGCGAGCACGGGCTCGGTTTCTGCGGCCTCAGCAACGGGCTCGATGAGGTGATGTATCAGACGTTCGCCTCGCTGTCTGAGGACATGCCTGAGCTTGCCGAATCGGCGCGCAGCAACCGCACGTTTCTGTTTGTCGAAGTCGAGAAACTGGACGCGGTCATCGCTGCATTGCCTGATGGCCAGATGTTTTTACCGCGACGGCAAACGTTTTATGGCTCGCATGAAGTCGGCATGGTGGAACCCGGCGGACACTGGGTGGTGTTTGCCGAGTTTCCGGAGCGTCAGGCAGCTGGGTGA
- a CDS encoding radical SAM protein encodes MGHKVRPYLYYDHAVSVCTTCLRRVEASILIKDEQVFLDKWCPEHGRERVLIADDAAYYRMAREQFIKPPELPDRFNTERRYGCPYDCGLCPEHMQHSCLTLIEITDQCNLRCPICYADSGPHRPGFRSLADIERMLDAVVANEGEPDVVQISGGEPTLHPQFFDILDAARRRPIRHLMVNTNGIVIAKTPGFAERLATYMPGFELYLQFDSLRDAVHQDLRGANLREIRLAALEKLNALDISTTLVVTVKRGVNDAELGEIIEFALQQPCVRGVTFQPIQHAGRAEQFDPAKHRLTLTEVRRKILAQSTRFKPEDLIPVPCNPDCLAMAYALKVGGQVLPLTGLIPKDTLVNAGRNTIVVERDEGLREQVFKLFATNQSPAAQACSLADLLCCLPQVAAPAELGYRNVFRVLIMAFIDAHAFDLRAVKKSCVHIAQPDGKMIPFDTFNLFYRDERAQQLEALRARLLAGITM; translated from the coding sequence ATGGGCCACAAGGTAAGACCTTACCTCTACTACGACCACGCCGTGTCCGTGTGCACGACCTGCCTGCGGCGCGTCGAAGCCAGCATCCTGATCAAAGACGAGCAGGTGTTCCTGGACAAGTGGTGCCCGGAACACGGACGCGAGCGCGTGTTGATTGCCGATGACGCGGCCTATTACCGCATGGCCCGCGAGCAGTTCATCAAGCCACCCGAGTTGCCGGACCGTTTCAATACCGAACGGCGCTATGGCTGCCCTTACGATTGCGGGCTGTGCCCCGAACACATGCAGCACAGCTGCCTGACGCTGATCGAAATCACTGATCAATGCAACCTGCGATGTCCGATCTGCTATGCCGATTCGGGCCCGCATCGTCCGGGGTTCCGCAGCCTCGCTGACATCGAGCGGATGCTGGACGCGGTGGTTGCGAACGAGGGCGAGCCCGATGTCGTGCAGATTTCGGGCGGTGAGCCGACGCTGCATCCGCAGTTCTTCGACATTCTGGACGCAGCGAGGCGCCGACCGATTCGCCATTTGATGGTCAACACGAATGGCATCGTGATCGCCAAAACGCCAGGCTTTGCCGAACGTCTGGCCACGTATATGCCCGGGTTCGAATTGTACTTGCAGTTTGATTCCCTGCGCGATGCCGTGCACCAGGATTTGCGCGGCGCCAACCTCCGCGAGATTCGCTTGGCGGCGCTCGAAAAGCTCAACGCGCTTGATATCTCGACGACGCTCGTGGTGACCGTCAAGCGCGGCGTCAACGACGCCGAGCTGGGCGAGATCATTGAGTTCGCCCTTCAGCAACCTTGCGTGCGGGGCGTGACGTTCCAGCCAATCCAGCATGCCGGCCGCGCCGAACAGTTCGATCCCGCGAAACACCGACTGACGCTGACCGAAGTGCGCCGCAAGATCCTCGCGCAGAGCACGCGCTTCAAACCGGAGGATCTGATTCCGGTGCCATGCAACCCGGATTGTCTGGCGATGGCGTATGCCCTCAAAGTGGGCGGACAGGTGCTGCCGCTGACCGGGCTGATCCCGAAGGACACGCTGGTCAACGCGGGCCGCAACACGATTGTCGTCGAACGGGATGAGGGCTTGCGCGAACAAGTGTTCAAGCTGTTTGCGACGAACCAGTCACCCGCCGCGCAGGCGTGCTCGTTGGCCGATTTGCTGTGTTGCCTCCCGCAAGTCGCCGCCCCGGCTGAACTCGGCTATCGGAACGTGTTCCGCGTGCTGATCATGGCGTTCATCGATGCGCACGCGTTTGACCTTCGTGCGGTCAAGAAAAGCTGCGTGCACATCGCCCAACCTGATGGCAAGATGATCCCGTTCGACACGTTCAACCTGTTCTATCGCGATGAGCGCGCGCAGCAGTTGGAAGCATTGCGAGCTCGGTTGCTAGCCGGAATTACGATGTAG
- a CDS encoding prolipoprotein diacylglyceryl transferase, producing MGWTGPQWHLLFELLAYFIGGQLYWRLRRRDRIHADQFGQVGILVGIVLGAAIGSKLAYWLEHPAFAFADFPNLTHLVGGKSIVGGLLGGLLGVEWAKRLVSVRQSTGDALVWPLAIGMSIGRVGCFVAGLSDATYGLPSAVPWAVDFGDGIPRHPTQLYEIGWLLVSASFVSLAGRRWQMAPGDRFKLFLSGYLLWRLVIDALKPIPEVYWPGLSGIQWLCVAGLLYYLPHLHRMRQTWATR from the coding sequence ATGGGATGGACCGGCCCACAATGGCATCTGCTCTTCGAACTGCTTGCCTACTTTATTGGCGGGCAACTCTACTGGCGGCTGCGCCGACGTGATCGCATCCATGCGGACCAGTTCGGCCAAGTGGGTATTCTCGTTGGCATAGTGCTCGGTGCCGCGATCGGATCGAAGCTCGCCTATTGGCTGGAACACCCTGCGTTCGCGTTTGCGGACTTCCCCAACCTGACGCATCTGGTCGGCGGCAAATCAATTGTCGGCGGGCTGCTCGGTGGGTTGCTTGGCGTAGAATGGGCCAAACGTTTGGTAAGTGTTCGCCAATCCACGGGCGATGCGCTGGTCTGGCCGTTGGCGATTGGCATGTCGATCGGTCGCGTCGGCTGCTTTGTTGCCGGCCTCAGCGACGCGACGTACGGGCTACCGAGCGCTGTACCGTGGGCCGTGGACTTCGGCGATGGCATCCCGCGACACCCTACCCAGCTCTACGAAATCGGCTGGCTGCTCGTCAGTGCCAGCTTCGTGTCGCTTGCCGGGAGGCGCTGGCAGATGGCGCCCGGCGATCGGTTCAAACTATTCCTGTCGGGCTACTTGCTGTGGCGATTGGTCATTGACGCGCTGAAACCGATACCGGAAGTCTATTGGCCCGGGCTCAGTGGGATTCAGTGGCTTTGCGTGGCCGGTTTGCTGTATTACCTGCCGCACCTCCACCGGATGCGGCAAACATGGGCCACAAGGTAA
- a CDS encoding acyl-CoA dehydrogenase family protein gives MDFSFTEEQLMIRDVARRIAQEKIAPSAEHYDKSGEFPLDNIKLLGENGLMGIEVPAEYGGAGMDPVAYVLAMMEIAEGDCAHSTIMSVNNSLFCNGILKFGTEAQKQLYVRAIAEGKAIGAFALTEPQSGSDATAMRCKATRQADGTFVINGKKSWITSGPVAKYIILFAMSDQSKGARGITAFMIDTDKPGFHRGKTEPKLGIRASATCEIEFQDYVATADEVVGAEGEGFKIAMGVLDAGRIGIASQAVGLAKAAYKAAVNYVKERKSFGQPIGSFQMIQAKIADMKCRLDAAELLTLRAGWAKAQADKSGGRFSTEAAVAKLTASEAAMFITHQALQIHGGMGYSKEMPLERYFRDAKITEIYEGTSEIQRLVIARNETGLR, from the coding sequence ATGGATTTTTCCTTTACCGAAGAGCAATTGATGATCCGCGACGTGGCCCGCCGCATCGCCCAGGAAAAAATCGCGCCGAGCGCCGAGCACTACGACAAGTCTGGCGAGTTCCCGCTCGATAACATCAAGTTGCTCGGCGAGAATGGCCTGATGGGCATTGAAGTGCCGGCGGAATACGGCGGCGCGGGCATGGACCCGGTGGCATATGTTCTGGCCATGATGGAAATTGCCGAGGGCGATTGCGCGCACTCGACCATCATGTCGGTCAACAATTCGCTGTTCTGCAACGGCATTTTGAAGTTTGGCACCGAGGCGCAGAAGCAACTCTATGTGCGCGCCATTGCCGAGGGCAAAGCCATCGGCGCGTTTGCGCTGACTGAGCCGCAGTCCGGATCGGACGCCACGGCCATGCGCTGCAAGGCCACCAGACAGGCTGACGGCACGTTTGTGATCAACGGCAAAAAGAGCTGGATCACGTCGGGCCCGGTCGCCAAATACATCATCCTGTTCGCGATGAGCGACCAGAGCAAGGGCGCTCGTGGCATCACGGCGTTCATGATCGATACCGACAAGCCCGGCTTCCACCGCGGCAAGACCGAGCCGAAACTCGGCATTCGCGCGTCGGCCACCTGCGAGATCGAGTTCCAGGACTACGTGGCGACTGCCGATGAAGTGGTGGGCGCCGAAGGCGAAGGCTTCAAGATCGCGATGGGCGTGCTCGATGCCGGCCGTATCGGCATTGCCTCGCAGGCCGTGGGCTTGGCGAAGGCGGCCTACAAGGCGGCCGTCAACTACGTGAAAGAGCGCAAGAGCTTTGGCCAGCCGATCGGCTCGTTCCAGATGATCCAGGCCAAGATCGCCGATATGAAATGCCGGCTCGATGCCGCCGAACTGCTGACGCTGCGTGCCGGCTGGGCCAAGGCTCAGGCCGACAAGTCTGGCGGCCGGTTCTCGACGGAAGCTGCGGTGGCGAAACTGACCGCATCCGAAGCCGCAATGTTCATCACGCATCAGGCACTGCAAATCCACGGCGGCATGGGGTATTCGAAGGAAATGCCGCTGGAACGCTACTTCCGCGATGCCAAGATCACGGAGATCTACGAAGGCACGTCGGAAATTCAGCGCTTGGTGATTGCCCGTAACGAAACCGGGCTGCGCTGA
- the iadA gene encoding beta-aspartyl-peptidase: MSHDLLLIRGAHVMAPEDRGIQDVLIACGRVIAIEPSIRPSGIAYDTIDAAGRFLVPGLVDSLVHISGGGGEGGFATRTPPLIVNAAFAAGVTTVIGALGTDDVTRNHADLLGTARALRSQGLSAYALTGSYRMPIRTLTGSVRDDLVLIPEFLGVGEVAVADHRGSQPTVAELARVGGDALAGGLLSGKSGTVLVHMGDHESGLSPLIAASSEYAVPIKHWLPTHINRQQRLLDQGVSWARLGGRIDLTTSTTPELIKAGDIPGADALAYLFKAGIPASQISMSSDGQASLPVFDENGRFKGLDVAPISSLIRDVQAAVREHRLPLTEVLATVTLTPAECWQLPSKGRVAVGADADLLLLDRDSLELTHTIAAGVSRDVFERRAKVAAAG; the protein is encoded by the coding sequence ATGAGTCATGATCTGTTGTTGATTCGCGGTGCGCATGTCATGGCGCCGGAAGACCGGGGGATTCAGGACGTTCTGATTGCGTGCGGCCGGGTCATCGCCATTGAGCCCAGCATCCGACCCAGTGGCATTGCCTACGACACCATTGATGCCGCCGGCCGTTTCCTCGTGCCAGGCCTCGTCGACTCGTTGGTACACATCAGCGGTGGCGGCGGTGAAGGCGGCTTTGCAACGCGCACGCCACCGTTGATCGTCAACGCCGCGTTTGCCGCTGGCGTCACCACGGTGATCGGCGCGCTCGGCACCGACGATGTCACGCGCAACCATGCCGACCTGCTCGGGACCGCGCGCGCGCTGCGGTCGCAAGGCCTCAGCGCTTACGCACTGACCGGGTCGTACCGCATGCCGATCCGTACGCTCACCGGCAGTGTTCGCGATGATCTGGTGCTCATTCCGGAATTTCTTGGCGTTGGCGAAGTCGCGGTGGCCGATCATCGGGGGTCGCAGCCCACGGTCGCCGAACTCGCGCGCGTCGGTGGCGATGCCTTGGCCGGAGGGCTGTTGAGTGGCAAGTCCGGCACGGTGCTGGTGCACATGGGCGATCACGAAAGCGGCCTGTCACCCCTCATTGCCGCGAGCAGCGAATATGCGGTGCCCATCAAGCACTGGCTGCCCACGCATATCAATCGCCAACAGAGACTGTTGGACCAGGGTGTGAGCTGGGCGCGACTCGGCGGCCGGATCGATCTGACCACGAGCACGACGCCGGAATTGATCAAAGCCGGAGACATCCCCGGCGCCGATGCGCTCGCCTACCTGTTCAAAGCCGGCATCCCAGCCAGCCAGATCAGCATGAGCAGCGACGGCCAGGCCAGCCTGCCGGTGTTTGACGAGAATGGCCGCTTCAAAGGACTTGATGTGGCGCCGATCAGCAGCCTGATTCGCGATGTGCAGGCAGCAGTGCGCGAGCATCGTCTGCCGCTCACGGAGGTCCTCGCGACGGTGACGCTGACGCCCGCGGAGTGCTGGCAGTTGCCAAGCAAAGGTCGGGTCGCGGTTGGCGCGGATGCCGACCTGCTGCTGCTCGATCGGGACAGCCTGGAGCTGACGCATACGATTGCCGCCGGGGTGTCGCGGGACGTGTTTGAGCGGCGCGCCAAAGTCGCGGCGGCGGGCTGA